CTTGTTGTCGCGGTTGGCGGAAGCCAACAGATGGCTGCCGCGCGGGGTGAAGTCCATGTGGTAGACGCGGCCGCCGATCCGGATCGTGTGCGTCACCGCCAGTGTCTCGGTATCGATGACCTGCACGTAAGCGTCGTCGTCCTCGCCCGAGAAGCTGACCCACACCTCGCGCTCACCCGGCGCGCGCACCGCGTACACCGGATGGCCGCGCACCGCGATCGAGCGCTTGAACTCCCAGCTGTTGCGATCGAGCAGCGCCAGACGCTTCTCGCCCACCAGGGGAACGAACACGTAGCCGCGGGCCACCGCCCAGGAAGCCAAGTGCGGCAGCTTCACCACCCGGCCGCGCTGGTATGCTTGCGCCGGGTCTTGCAGGGACACCAGCCGGGGTGCTGGTTCAGCATGGGCCAGGTCGATGACCGAGACCTGCGGTGTGTTCAGATGGCCAACGACGTAGTGGCGGCCATCGGGGGTGATCATCGCGTCGTAGGGCTCGTCGGCGATCACCGGCACGCGCCGCTCGATCGGAAAGTCCGGCCGTGAGGCGTCGACCACCCAGACCTCGTGTCCTTCCATGAGGACACAGACGAAGCGGTTACCGGGGGCATCGACCACCCCGGTCACCCGCGACTCGCGCTGCTGGCCGTCGACTTCAATCGGCGCCGGGATGCGCTTGACGACCGCCAGCGTCTGCGCATCGAGGATGGTCAGTCCGCCGGGAACATACTCGGCGGTCGCGATGTAGCGGCCGTCCTGACTGACGGCGATGTCGATCGAGCTCTTGGATGTAAAGACCTCGCCCGCCCGTTCCATCTTCGCCAGGTCGATCTGGCTGAGCTTGCCGCTGCGGCTGGCGACGTAGCCGTAGCGCAGATCGGGCGAGAAGGTCATCGTCGCGTGTTGAAGGTTGCCGAGTTTACCGATGCGGCCGACCACGGCACGCGACGTGAGGTCGTAGACCGCTAGCGTCTCATCGTTGCGCTCGACCACGAAGACACGCGAGCCGACGCTGCCCTGCCTTGCCGCACACCCGGACAGCGCCGCTGCCAGGCAAAGCGCCAGCGCTGCACTTGGCTTCATGCCGCGCCTCGGATCTCGGCCGCCGGCGACCAGCCGATTTCGCTGTCGGTCATGACGCAGGCGGGGTCCGGCGCCCAGAGGTCGCCGGTGGCGGCAAGCGCACGCTCGCGATGCGAGCCGCGGCACAGCGGGCGATAGCGGCAAGCACCGCAGCGGCCGCTCAGGCTGGCCTCGCGACCGGCAAGCTCTGCGCGCAGGGGGTGGCGCAGGATCTCGCTCAGGCGCTGCTGGCGCAGGTCGCCCAGCGTCGCAGCAGTCCAGAACTGGTCGGGATGAACCCGGCCGCGGGCGTCGATGTTCAAGATGCGCTCTCCCGCCGAGTTGCCGCCGCGGCGCGCAAGCGCATCGCAAACGCGAGCGGCGGCCTCAGCCCCGTGACGCTCGGCAATCCACTGTAGGAAGAGCACCGCGGCGGAGTCGTTGCCGCCGGTGACGACCGCCGGTGTGCCGCTCTCGAGCGACTGCGCGCCGCGCTCGAACAGCCGCAACAGCAGCGCGCGGGTTTCACTTACAGTGAGGTCATCGCCGGCAAGCCGCCGGCCGCGGCCGGAATAGAGCAGGTGCGAGACGTAGAAGCGGCTGGCACCGGCAGCGCCGGCCGCTTGCAGGAGGGCCTCGAGTTGGCCGTGGTTGCGGCGGC
The Deltaproteobacteria bacterium DNA segment above includes these coding regions:
- a CDS encoding protein nirF, which translates into the protein MKPSAALALCLAAALSGCAARQGSVGSRVFVVERNDETLAVYDLTSRAVVGRIGKLGNLQHATMTFSPDLRYGYVASRSGKLSQIDLAKMERAGEVFTSKSSIDIAVSQDGRYIATAEYVPGGLTILDAQTLAVVKRIPAPIEVDGQQRESRVTGVVDAPGNRFVCVLMEGHEVWVVDASRPDFPIERRVPVIADEPYDAMITPDGRHYVVGHLNTPQVSVIDLAHAEPAPRLVSLQDPAQAYQRGRVVKLPHLASWAVARGYVFVPLVGEKRLALLDRNSWEFKRSIAVRGHPVYAVRAPGEREVWVSFSGEDDDAYVQVIDTETLAVTHTIRIGGRVYHMDFTPRGSHLLASANRDNKLVLVNTTSYSVESEVALRSPSGIFGVWRAFISGL
- a CDS encoding radical SAM protein; translation: MLEVSDLLKLALGRVPADFSVSRAPARYGPGGRNAPPVVVWNVCRHCNLSCPHCYASAGRRAAASDLSTTEARNLLDSLAGVGVRIVIFSGGEPLLRPDLFDLIAHARAVGLAPQLSTNGTLIDAPAAKRLAAAGVQYVGISIDGLPQFNDPYRGLAGGFALAIAGIGHAQAAGLRTGLRMTLSRRNHGQLEALLQAAGAAGASRFYVSHLLYSGRGRRLAGDDLTVSETRALLLRLFERGAQSLESGTPAVVTGGNDSAAVLFLQWIAERHGAEAAARVCDALARRGGNSAGERILNIDARGRVHPDQFWTAATLGDLRQQRLSEILRHPLRAELAGREASLSGRCGACRYRPLCRGSHRERALAATGDLWAPDPACVMTDSEIGWSPAAEIRGAA